Proteins from a genomic interval of Quercus lobata isolate SW786 chromosome 11, ValleyOak3.0 Primary Assembly, whole genome shotgun sequence:
- the LOC115966327 gene encoding cyclic nucleotide-gated ion channel 1-like has product MNYLQHPQGNGSSNNHDIEWQLPKNGGGDAVQEATTTSKTYILDPREKFLQGWNVVFVLSCVTAVALDPLFFYLTVIIQDKKCIWFDNRLWITILVLRSFFDFIYLVHIILQFRTGFIDKKLLKSGKPELNTNARKIAKKYLWPRLIFDILAILPIPQLVIPTIFSEMRGTKTSNKVKLLNTIVLFQYVPRVSQIYLSWKKLTRKDKKFDRIILVKASLNFILYILAGHVLGAFWYFFSSQRLAACWHIACENHEECRSLFNCDQNFGNLSFIDDICPIKTGIFLEALRSGVLDSTDFPQKLFYVQFLVGHAKFEFPWSKPPNK; this is encoded by the exons ATGAATTACCTTCAGCATCCACAAGGGAACGGTTCAAG TAATAATCATGACATCGAGTGGCAATTACCCAAGAATGGTGGAGGAGATGCAGTGCAAGAAGCAACAACAACATCGAAGACATATATTCTTGACCCAAGGGAGAAGTTCCTTCAAGGGTGGAATGTAGTATTTGTGTTGTCATGCGTGACTGCCGTAGCACTGGATCCATTGTTCTTTTACCTTACTGTGATCATTCAAGACAAGAAGTGCATTTGGTTCGACAATAGATTGTGGATCACAATTCTAGTTTTGCGATCCTTCTTCGATTTCATTTATCTAGTGCATATTATATTGCAATTTCGCACTGGTTTTATAGACAAAAAGCTTCTGAAAAGTGGAAAACCTGAGTTAAATACAAATGCTAGGAAAATAGCTAAGAAGTATTTGTGGCCACGCTTAATATTCGACATTCTAGCTATTCTTCCCATCCCACAG CTGGTAATTCCAACTATTTTTTCAGAAATGAGAGGCACGAAAACTTCAAATAAAGTGAAACTCTTGAACACTATTGTTCTTTTCCAATATGTGCCAAGGGTATCTCAAATCTACCTATCCTGGAAGAAACTAACAAGAAAAGACAAGAAGTTTGATAGAATCATACTGGTCAAAGCGTCATTGAATTTCATACTATACATCCTTGCTGGTCAT GTATTGGGAGCCTTTTGGTATTTCTTCTCTTCTCAACGGCTAGCGGCTTGTTGGCACATAGCATGTGAAAATCATGAGGAATGTAGAAGTTTATTTAACTGtgaccaaaattttggaaatctCTCTTTTATAGATGATATTTGCCCTATAAAGACCGGAATATTTCTTGAAGCCCTTCGATCTGGTGTTTTAGATTCCACAGATTTTCCACAAAAACTATTTTACGTACAGTTTCTGGTGGGGCATGCGAAATTTGAG TTCCCTTGGTCAAAACCTCCAAACAA GTGA